The DNA sequence GAAACACACCATTTGATGGTGCACACTGTTGAGCAGATATGTGTAATTATGAGCaagctttattttttgttgagcAGCCAATGGATCTGACAATTCAGAGCTCTTCCGGAACTCTTGAGTTATGAAATCTCTGAAGTGTCTTTTGTGTTCTTCCTTACCGATGTGTTTGTCCACAGCTTTGAGAAGGT is a window from the Macadamia integrifolia cultivar HAES 741 chromosome 5, SCU_Mint_v3, whole genome shotgun sequence genome containing:
- the LOC122078140 gene encoding uncharacterized protein LOC122078140, giving the protein MGGMGSEAMQAAKVYRHLLKAVDKHIGKEEHKRHFRDFITQEFRKSSELSDPLAAQQKIKLAHNYTYLLNSVHHQMDLLFSYNIAVDRSDEMKRILGKSAASVGLQLPDIYQP